In Magnetovibrio sp., the following are encoded in one genomic region:
- a CDS encoding efflux RND transporter periplasmic adaptor subunit yields MMRFVIITTLAFCLAGSPSQAQSARSDLSTHAILQAKDEVVLSSKMSGRLTDLPFEEGQSFVKGDTLAGFACDILEAEQSVAAASVEGAAAELKNAKRLDKLKAAGALDLALAQAALAKARAQLDVAKSRARLCYIIAPYDGVVLSQDVRQFESVDTKTPIVRIGRAGALRVKIIAPAAWLSWITVQAPFTFVPSGSGKRYSGSIDRVGAAVDAASQTVKIEGILTGETPELLPGQSGVAYFASSTGGGQ; encoded by the coding sequence ATGATGCGGTTCGTGATCATCACGACATTGGCTTTTTGTTTGGCTGGCTCTCCAAGTCAGGCCCAGTCGGCTCGTTCGGACCTCTCCACCCATGCGATCCTGCAGGCCAAGGACGAAGTCGTTTTGTCTTCGAAAATGAGCGGGCGCCTCACTGACTTGCCTTTTGAAGAAGGGCAAAGCTTTGTGAAAGGCGACACGCTGGCGGGCTTTGCCTGTGATATTCTCGAAGCTGAGCAAAGTGTCGCCGCCGCAAGCGTCGAAGGTGCTGCGGCCGAACTGAAAAATGCCAAACGCCTGGATAAGCTTAAGGCTGCGGGTGCGTTGGATTTGGCTTTGGCACAAGCGGCCTTGGCAAAGGCACGGGCCCAGTTAGATGTGGCAAAAAGCCGGGCGCGATTGTGTTACATCATAGCGCCCTATGACGGTGTGGTGCTGTCTCAAGACGTGCGGCAGTTCGAAAGTGTCGACACCAAAACTCCGATCGTGCGGATTGGACGGGCTGGCGCCTTACGGGTGAAAATCATCGCCCCGGCTGCGTGGCTGTCCTGGATCACGGTCCAAGCGCCGTTCACTTTCGTGCCGAGCGGCAGCGGCAAACGCTACTCAGGATCAATTGATCGTGTTGGTGCAGCCGTCGATGCGGCAAGCCAGACGGTCAAAATTGAAGGCATTTTGACCGGAGAGACACCGGAACTGTTGCCGGGACAAAGTGGGGTGGCCTATTTCGCTTCATCCACAGGAGGGGGCCAATGA